Proteins from one Bradyrhizobium amphicarpaeae genomic window:
- a CDS encoding KTSC domain-containing protein → MPSSVIRFFRYAPDTRELKVTFVSGRFYVYEDVPPEVAAAFREARSKGAFFNGEIRDRYVYRDITQEYAG, encoded by the coding sequence ATGCCGTCTTCCGTGATCAGGTTCTTCCGCTATGCGCCGGACACCCGCGAGCTGAAGGTGACTTTCGTCAGTGGGCGCTTCTATGTCTACGAGGATGTTCCGCCCGAGGTCGCCGCCGCGTTCAGGGAAGCGCGTTCAAAGGGAGCGTTCTTCAACGGCGAAATCCGTGACCGGTATGTCTATCGTGACATCACGCAAGAGTATGCCGGCTGA
- a CDS encoding EF-hand domain-containing protein, with protein sequence MTNSKSSSSTQKAGSSQGATNPFAIDSSSSTTSGATSSVNSGKYPQISPETMNALFAAQSQSAGNTGSATSSTSSSSTSSTSKSRDAALKDLFSQIDADGDGSITKSEFEDALGAGGTNLAKADDVFSKLDSNADGGVSLDEMSKALKSGHGHHHAQGAGGAGDGSDSSSKPGGGSTSTTTTAADGSTTTTVTYADGFKMSKTVPGASSPRNSAYDLFAQLMQQQGGQGQGSSAAAGSSMSMSV encoded by the coding sequence CTGACGAACTCGAAGTCATCATCGTCGACGCAGAAAGCGGGATCTTCGCAGGGCGCGACCAATCCGTTCGCGATCGATAGCAGCAGCAGCACGACCAGCGGTGCGACCTCATCGGTCAATTCAGGCAAATATCCGCAGATCTCGCCGGAGACGATGAACGCTCTCTTCGCAGCGCAGAGCCAGTCGGCGGGTAACACCGGCAGCGCGACGAGTTCGACCTCCTCAAGCTCGACCTCTTCGACCTCGAAGAGCCGGGATGCAGCACTGAAGGACCTGTTCTCGCAAATTGATGCGGATGGTGACGGCAGCATCACCAAGTCCGAGTTCGAGGACGCACTCGGCGCCGGCGGGACCAACCTCGCAAAGGCCGACGACGTATTCTCCAAGCTGGATTCGAATGCTGACGGCGGCGTGAGCCTGGATGAGATGTCGAAGGCGCTGAAGAGCGGCCACGGGCACCATCACGCGCAAGGTGCGGGCGGCGCCGGCGACGGATCGGATTCCTCGTCGAAGCCCGGCGGCGGATCGACCTCGACCACGACGACCGCTGCCGACGGCTCGACCACGACGACCGTCACCTATGCCGACGGATTCAAGATGTCGAAGACGGTGCCGGGCGCCTCCAGCCCCCGCAACTCGGCTTACGATCTGTTCGCGCAGTTGATGCAGCAGCAAGGCGGGCAGGGGCAGGGTTCTTCGGCGGCTGCCGGTTCGTCGATGTCGATGAGCGTTTGA
- the rpe gene encoding ribulose-phosphate 3-epimerase, whose translation MTQAFAPRPLAIAPSILASDFSRLGEEVRSVDAAGADWIHLDVMDGHFVPNISYGPDIIKAMRPHTKKVFDAHLMISPCDPYLEAFAKAGCDHITVHAEAGPHLHRSLQAIRALGKKAGVSLNPGTPVSTLEYVLDLVDLVLVMSVNPGFGGQAFIPSAIGKIRDIRAMTAGRPIDIEVDGGVGPDVAGALAAAGANAFVAGTSVFRGGTQEAYKTNIAAIRNAALGARGEAI comes from the coding sequence ATGACCCAAGCCTTCGCCCCCCGCCCCCTGGCCATTGCCCCCTCGATCCTGGCCTCGGATTTCTCCAGGCTCGGCGAGGAGGTGCGCAGCGTCGACGCCGCCGGCGCGGACTGGATCCATCTCGATGTGATGGACGGTCACTTCGTTCCCAACATTTCCTACGGCCCCGACATCATCAAGGCGATGCGCCCGCACACGAAGAAAGTGTTCGACGCGCACCTGATGATCTCGCCCTGCGACCCCTATCTCGAGGCCTTTGCAAAAGCCGGCTGCGACCACATCACCGTGCATGCGGAGGCCGGTCCGCACTTGCACCGTTCGCTCCAGGCGATCCGCGCACTCGGCAAGAAGGCCGGCGTCTCACTCAATCCCGGCACGCCGGTCAGCACGCTCGAATATGTCCTCGATCTCGTCGACCTCGTGCTGGTGATGTCGGTCAATCCCGGCTTCGGCGGCCAGGCCTTCATCCCCTCCGCGATCGGCAAGATCCGCGACATCCGCGCCATGACGGCGGGACGCCCGATCGACATCGAGGTTGATGGCGGGGTCGGCCCCGACGTTGCGGGCGCGCTCGCGGCGGCGGGCGCCAACGCCTTCGTTGCCGGCACATCCGTATTCCGGGGCGGCACGCAGGAAGCCTACAAGACCAACATCGCCGCGATCCGCAACGCGGCGCTGGGGGCGCGCGGCGAAGCGATCTGA
- a CDS encoding serine/threonine protein kinase, whose translation MPKPLVKSGAVIDGYTIGECVHAGGMATLWTVTHPGIDVPLLMKIPRVSEGEDPAAIVSFEMEMMILPRLAGPHVPACFGTGDFAHQAYVVIERIGGTTLYKRLPELPLPYDEARQLVARIATALADLHRQNVIHHDIKPSSIMFRESGEAVLIDYGLSHHNHLPDLLQEEFRLPYGTAPYMAPERLSGVRDDPRSDLFSLGVLLYFFTTGERPFGEGETLRAMRRRLWRDPYPPRRLRADYPPWLQEVVLRCLEIEPVRRYPTASQLAFDLTHPDQVRLTTRSERMKRDPLSIAWRRRFNQGVMAPRAKSDVAAQIASSPILAVALDTMEGAPELNEALRVTTERILATLPSARLACVNVLKLNRIAIDRTLDEQGSNKHIDRLVALRHWATPLKLDESRLSAHVLEAVDPAAAILEFAEVNQVDHVIIGARQGSFRRTLLGSVSAKVASEASCTVTVVRPPRMAGDVGEAEAGGAPG comes from the coding sequence ATGCCGAAGCCCCTGGTCAAATCCGGTGCGGTGATCGATGGTTACACCATCGGTGAATGCGTTCATGCCGGCGGCATGGCGACGCTGTGGACGGTTACCCATCCCGGCATCGACGTGCCCCTGCTGATGAAGATCCCGCGGGTGTCGGAGGGCGAGGACCCCGCCGCCATCGTCTCCTTCGAAATGGAGATGATGATCCTGCCGCGGCTGGCGGGTCCACACGTCCCTGCCTGTTTCGGCACCGGCGATTTCGCGCACCAGGCCTATGTCGTGATCGAGCGAATCGGCGGCACCACGCTTTACAAGCGGTTGCCTGAGCTGCCGCTGCCTTACGACGAAGCCCGGCAGCTCGTCGCCAGGATCGCAACCGCGCTTGCCGACCTGCACCGGCAGAACGTGATCCATCACGACATCAAGCCGAGCAGCATCATGTTCCGCGAGAGCGGCGAGGCGGTGCTGATCGACTATGGCCTGTCGCATCACAATCACCTGCCCGATCTCCTGCAGGAGGAGTTCCGGCTGCCTTACGGCACCGCGCCCTACATGGCACCCGAGCGGCTGTCAGGGGTGCGCGACGATCCGCGCAGCGACCTGTTTTCGCTCGGCGTGCTGCTCTATTTCTTCACCACCGGCGAGCGGCCGTTCGGCGAGGGCGAGACGCTGCGCGCGATGCGGCGCCGACTGTGGCGCGATCCGTATCCGCCGCGAAGGTTGCGAGCGGACTATCCGCCATGGCTCCAGGAGGTGGTCTTGCGGTGCCTCGAGATCGAGCCGGTGCGGCGCTATCCGACGGCGTCCCAGCTCGCCTTCGATCTGACCCATCCGGATCAGGTCAGGCTCACGACGCGCTCGGAACGGATGAAACGCGACCCCCTCAGCATCGCCTGGCGGCGCCGCTTCAACCAGGGCGTCATGGCGCCACGCGCGAAATCGGACGTCGCCGCCCAGATCGCATCGAGCCCGATCCTCGCCGTGGCGCTCGATACGATGGAAGGCGCGCCCGAGTTGAACGAGGCGCTGCGCGTGACCACCGAGCGCATCCTTGCCACCTTGCCGTCAGCGCGGCTTGCCTGCGTCAACGTGCTCAAGCTGAACCGGATCGCGATCGACCGGACCCTGGACGAGCAGGGCTCCAACAAGCATATCGATCGCCTGGTCGCGCTCAGGCATTGGGCGACGCCGCTCAAGCTGGATGAGAGCCGGCTGTCGGCCCATGTGTTGGAGGCGGTCGATCCCGCCGCCGCGATCCTGGAATTCGCCGAGGTCAACCAGGTCGACCACGTCATCATCGGCGCGCGGCAGGGCTCGTTCCGGCGCACGCTGCTCGGCAGCGTCTCAGCCAAGGTGGCTTCGGAAGCGAGTTGCACCGTAACCGTGGTACGGCCGCCGCGGATGGCTGGGGACGTCGGCGAGGCCGAAGCTGGCGGAGCGCCGGGATAA
- a CDS encoding metallophosphoesterase family protein, producing the protein MLLAVFSDIHGNRQAFEACLKVARAKGAERFVLLGDFVGYGADPEWVVDTAMELVAQGAIAVRGNHDQAVNSPTETMNAEAQIAIEWTRGRLDAAQRRFLTELPMLIEDSDRLFVHSDASSPQRWHYVRSTVDAAKSLIATPAHVTFCGHVHRPALYSMSVTAKMTSFVPKTDVPVQLLRGRQWLAVLGSVGQPRDGDPSAAFVLFDTESCQITYCRAPYDIGTAADRIRDNGLPHWLADRLSEGR; encoded by the coding sequence GTGCTGCTCGCTGTCTTTTCGGATATCCACGGCAACAGGCAGGCCTTCGAGGCCTGCCTGAAGGTTGCCCGCGCCAAGGGCGCTGAGCGGTTCGTGCTGCTCGGCGATTTCGTCGGCTATGGCGCCGATCCGGAATGGGTGGTGGATACCGCGATGGAGCTCGTTGCCCAGGGGGCGATCGCCGTCCGCGGCAATCACGACCAGGCGGTCAATTCCCCGACGGAGACCATGAACGCCGAGGCGCAAATCGCAATCGAATGGACCCGCGGCCGGCTCGACGCCGCGCAGCGGCGGTTCCTGACCGAACTGCCGATGCTGATCGAGGATAGCGATCGTCTCTTCGTGCATTCGGACGCTTCCAGCCCCCAACGCTGGCACTATGTCCGCTCGACGGTGGACGCCGCCAAGAGTCTGATTGCGACGCCCGCCCATGTCACGTTCTGCGGCCATGTCCATCGTCCCGCGCTCTATTCGATGTCGGTGACGGCGAAGATGACGAGCTTCGTGCCGAAGACCGACGTTCCCGTGCAGCTTCTGCGCGGACGGCAATGGCTCGCGGTGCTTGGCTCGGTCGGCCAGCCCCGCGACGGCGATCCGTCGGCGGCCTTCGTGCTGTTCGACACCGAATCGTGCCAGATCACCTACTGCCGCGCGCCCTACGACATCGGCACCGCGGCGGACAGGATTCGCGACAACGGCCTGCCGCACTGGCTCGCCGATCGGCTCTCGGAGGGGCGGTAG
- a CDS encoding MotA/TolQ/ExbB proton channel family protein encodes MSSITIGPIASATTDPSERSALLFWMIFTGLSIFAVVLLWRFGLIHLMLSSDRTYISSVIAVLYVLTCGHCFLRTRAIAREGAAARRCREALAAPDGGKVLDANAAVLPRGLVRDHIQSLVTKAAAQDYRPVDQTLLLRTLADRLRGSNGFGAFVSDTLMKLGLLGTIVGFIIMLAPIAGLDAADKVAMRSSMGLMSDGMAVAMYTTLAGLVGSILVRIQYYMLDAATQRVFSDAVVLTETYVTPVLERKGSEKSSDQGSGMPP; translated from the coding sequence ATGAGTTCGATCACGATTGGACCGATCGCGTCTGCTACGACGGACCCATCCGAGCGCAGCGCGCTGCTGTTCTGGATGATCTTCACCGGGCTCTCGATCTTCGCTGTTGTGCTGCTGTGGCGGTTCGGCCTGATCCATCTGATGCTGAGTTCGGACCGGACCTACATTTCCAGCGTCATCGCGGTGCTCTATGTCCTGACCTGCGGCCACTGTTTCCTGCGCACGCGCGCGATCGCGCGTGAAGGCGCCGCGGCGCGGCGCTGTCGCGAGGCGCTCGCGGCGCCTGACGGCGGCAAGGTGCTCGATGCGAACGCGGCGGTGCTGCCGCGCGGGCTGGTGCGCGACCACATCCAGAGCCTGGTAACGAAAGCGGCCGCGCAGGATTACCGTCCGGTCGACCAGACGCTGCTGCTGCGGACGCTCGCGGACCGGCTGCGCGGCTCCAACGGGTTCGGCGCCTTCGTCTCGGATACGCTGATGAAGCTCGGCCTGCTCGGCACCATCGTCGGCTTCATCATCATGCTGGCGCCGATCGCGGGGCTGGATGCTGCCGACAAGGTCGCGATGCGCTCTTCGATGGGGCTGATGAGCGACGGCATGGCGGTTGCGATGTACACGACGCTCGCCGGCCTCGTCGGCTCGATCCTGGTCCGTATTCAGTACTACATGCTGGACGCCGCGACCCAGCGGGTGTTCTCGGATGCGGTCGTGCTGACCGAAACCTATGTGACGCCCGTGCTGGAGCGCAAGGGCTCGGAAAAGAGTTCTGACCAGGGCTCTGGAATGCCGCCATGA
- a CDS encoding sensor histidine kinase, which produces MRLVLQLVARLLLIVALCLGAATIWATFDAYRSVDRSTAASAQRVAQALQALYWHEFLLRSSRTREQLLPVPEWRTLETMKLISPGVCVEFQPAIAFEKPLCGQSEGLGKTPPRWFASIVPIFLGSHAEVVRPVSPRAASAGTVVATPDAAAAISLAWEYILNVIDIALLMAAAIALLASLAIAHALAPARTIVTALQRMARGQYRTKLPRFRSMELAMIGGAVDELGGRLEEATEQRAALTRRLIEIREDERRALARELHDEFGQNLSAILAFANTIETASTKGKTDHGIAQDARMISQATHHLMASLRDALKRLRNPLPEELGLEASLVNLVDSWRSQTAARPTIQLDLRGDLTDISGPAATTAYRVAQECLTNALRHGAARKISLRIERRAGEDDALLIRVEDDGGGDAERVAQSAGFGLTGIRERITAAGGSLSILPARGGLSVAATIPLAA; this is translated from the coding sequence ATGCGCCTCGTGCTTCAGCTTGTCGCCCGCCTGCTGCTTATCGTGGCTCTGTGCCTCGGTGCGGCAACGATATGGGCCACTTTCGACGCCTATCGCAGCGTCGACCGCTCGACGGCGGCCTCGGCGCAGCGGGTCGCGCAGGCGCTTCAGGCCTTGTACTGGCATGAGTTCTTGTTGCGCAGCAGCAGAACGCGCGAGCAGCTTTTGCCGGTTCCGGAATGGCGCACCCTGGAGACGATGAAGCTGATTTCGCCGGGAGTCTGCGTCGAGTTCCAGCCGGCCATCGCATTTGAAAAGCCGCTCTGCGGCCAGAGCGAGGGGCTGGGCAAAACCCCGCCGCGCTGGTTCGCATCGATCGTGCCGATCTTCCTCGGCAGCCATGCCGAGGTGGTGCGCCCGGTCAGCCCCCGCGCCGCCTCGGCCGGAACGGTGGTCGCGACGCCGGATGCCGCGGCCGCGATCTCGCTCGCCTGGGAGTACATCCTCAACGTGATCGACATCGCGCTGTTGATGGCGGCCGCAATCGCACTGCTGGCTTCGCTGGCGATCGCCCATGCGCTGGCCCCGGCGCGCACGATCGTGACCGCCCTGCAGCGCATGGCGCGCGGGCAGTATCGCACCAAGCTGCCGCGCTTCCGCTCGATGGAGCTGGCGATGATCGGCGGCGCCGTCGACGAACTCGGCGGCCGGCTGGAGGAAGCCACCGAGCAGCGCGCCGCGCTGACGCGTCGCCTGATCGAGATCCGCGAAGACGAGCGCCGCGCCCTCGCCCGCGAGCTGCACGACGAATTCGGGCAGAATCTCTCCGCCATCCTCGCCTTTGCCAATACGATCGAGACGGCGAGCACAAAGGGAAAAACCGACCACGGCATCGCACAGGATGCGCGCATGATCTCGCAGGCCACCCATCATCTGATGGCCTCGCTCCGCGATGCGCTGAAGCGCCTGCGCAATCCCCTGCCCGAGGAGCTCGGGCTCGAGGCAAGCCTCGTCAATCTCGTCGACAGCTGGCGCTCGCAGACCGCGGCGCGGCCAACGATCCAGCTCGATCTCCGGGGTGACCTCACCGACATCAGTGGACCGGCCGCCACCACGGCCTATCGCGTGGCACAGGAATGCCTGACCAACGCGCTGCGTCACGGCGCGGCGCGCAAGATCTCTTTGCGCATCGAACGCCGGGCCGGCGAGGACGACGCCCTGCTGATCCGCGTCGAGGACGACGGCGGCGGCGATGCGGAACGCGTCGCGCAATCGGCCGGCTTCGGCCTGACCGGCATCCGCGAGCGCATCACGGCGGCCGGCGGATCGCTCTCGATCCTGCCTGCCCGCGGCGGCCTCAGCGTCGCCGCCACCATCCCGCTCGCCGCATGA
- a CDS encoding response regulator, producing MSGVAATGISVLLVDDHPIVRQGYRRVLESQGDLHVVAEADNAADAYGAFKAHDPDVVLLDISMPGASGLEAIRNIRARSPRARILVFTMHNEAVLVKSAFSAGASGFVTKSSEPSAVVTAIRAVARGERAMSDDIAHILAEDSLSAGSVLDQLGEREIEILRQFAGGATTEQIATRLNLSVKTVQNYHYLIKTKTGARTDAQLVRLAATSGLTRI from the coding sequence ATGAGCGGGGTCGCGGCAACAGGCATCTCCGTGCTGCTGGTCGACGACCACCCGATCGTCCGGCAAGGCTACCGGCGCGTGCTGGAAAGCCAGGGCGATCTGCATGTCGTGGCGGAAGCCGACAACGCCGCGGACGCCTACGGCGCGTTCAAGGCGCATGATCCCGATGTCGTCTTGCTCGACATCTCGATGCCCGGCGCGAGCGGCCTGGAGGCGATCCGCAACATCCGCGCGCGCAGCCCGCGGGCGCGGATCCTCGTCTTCACCATGCACAACGAGGCCGTGCTGGTGAAATCAGCCTTCAGTGCCGGCGCCAGCGGCTTCGTCACCAAGAGCAGCGAACCGTCCGCCGTCGTCACTGCGATCCGCGCCGTGGCGCGCGGCGAGCGGGCCATGAGCGACGATATCGCGCACATTCTTGCCGAGGACAGTTTGTCGGCGGGCTCAGTGTTGGATCAGCTGGGCGAACGCGAGATCGAGATCCTGCGCCAGTTCGCGGGCGGCGCCACCACCGAGCAGATCGCGACGCGTCTCAATCTCAGCGTTAAGACAGTGCAGAACTACCACTATCTGATCAAGACCAAGACCGGCGCGCGCACGGACGCTCAGCTGGTGCGGCTCGCGGCGACGTCCGGGCTGACGCGGATCTAG
- a CDS encoding TetR family transcriptional regulator, with protein MNEAVVLTPERILEVTEDVLRRFGLAKATVVDVARALDVSHGSVYRHFPSKASLREAVAKRWLDRIDAPLRQIAGEQGPAPARLDRWLRTLFHAKRSRVLDDPEMFDTYLTLAREACAAVKCHKETMIDQISAILTDGVKQGAFAIGDVKTTARAIFDATVRFHHPAHADEWKDADLSARVDATLALLLRGLKAA; from the coding sequence ATGAATGAAGCCGTTGTCTTGACGCCGGAGCGGATCCTCGAAGTCACCGAGGACGTGCTGAGGCGCTTTGGACTTGCCAAGGCCACCGTGGTCGACGTTGCCCGTGCGCTCGATGTGAGCCACGGCAGCGTCTATCGCCATTTCCCGAGCAAGGCCTCGCTGCGCGAGGCCGTCGCCAAACGTTGGCTGGACCGCATCGATGCGCCGTTGCGCCAGATCGCCGGGGAGCAGGGCCCGGCGCCGGCCAGGCTCGATCGCTGGCTGCGCACGCTGTTCCACGCCAAGCGATCGCGCGTGCTCGACGACCCAGAAATGTTCGACACCTATTTGACCTTGGCCCGCGAAGCCTGCGCGGCCGTCAAATGCCACAAGGAAACGATGATCGACCAGATCTCGGCGATCCTGACTGACGGGGTGAAGCAGGGCGCATTCGCCATCGGCGACGTCAAGACCACCGCGCGCGCGATCTTCGATGCTACCGTTCGTTTCCATCATCCGGCCCATGCCGACGAGTGGAAGGATGCCGATCTTTCCGCGCGCGTCGATGCGACGCTCGCGCTGCTGCTGCGCGGTCTGAAGGCGGCCTGA
- the purB gene encoding adenylosuccinate lyase, whose product MIPRYTRPEMASIWEPQTRFKIWFEIEAHAADALAELGTIPKEAAKTVWAKARDAVFDVARIDEIERETKHDVIAFLTHLAEIVGPDARFVHQGMTSSDVLDTCLNVQLTRAADLLLADLDKVLAALKKRAFEHKMTPTIGRSHGIHAEPVTFGLKLAYAYAEFSRARDRLIAARKEVATCAISGAVGTFAQIDPRVEEHVAKAMGLVPEPISTQVIPRDRHAMYFSTLGVIASSVERLAVEIRHMQRTEVLEAEEFFSEGQKGSSAMPHKRNPVLSENLTGLSRMVRAYVTPALENVVLWHERDISHSSAERMMGPDATVTLDFALVRLAGLIDKLLVYPANMQKNLDRLGGLVHSQRVLLALTQKGASREDAYKLVQRNAMPVWRGEGDFLVLLKKDAEVKKYLTDAEIEEQFDLGYHLKHVDTIFKRVFGES is encoded by the coding sequence ATGATCCCCCGCTATACCCGCCCGGAAATGGCCTCGATCTGGGAACCGCAGACCCGGTTCAAGATCTGGTTCGAGATCGAGGCGCATGCAGCGGACGCCCTCGCCGAGCTCGGGACCATCCCCAAGGAGGCCGCCAAGACGGTCTGGGCGAAGGCCAGGGATGCCGTTTTCGACGTCGCCCGCATCGACGAGATCGAGCGCGAGACCAAGCACGACGTCATCGCCTTCCTCACCCACCTTGCCGAGATCGTCGGCCCCGATGCGCGCTTCGTCCATCAGGGCATGACCTCCTCCGACGTGCTCGACACCTGCCTCAACGTCCAGCTCACCCGCGCCGCCGACCTGCTGCTCGCCGACCTCGACAAGGTGCTGGCTGCCCTCAAGAAGCGCGCCTTTGAGCACAAGATGACGCCGACCATCGGTCGCAGCCACGGCATCCATGCCGAGCCCGTGACCTTCGGCCTCAAGCTCGCTTATGCCTATGCCGAGTTCTCGCGCGCCAGGGACCGCCTGATCGCGGCGCGCAAGGAAGTCGCGACCTGCGCCATATCAGGCGCCGTCGGCACCTTCGCGCAGATCGATCCCCGCGTCGAAGAGCACGTCGCCAAGGCCATGGGCCTCGTCCCCGAGCCGATCTCGACCCAGGTGATCCCGCGCGACCGCCACGCGATGTATTTCTCGACCCTCGGCGTGATCGCCTCCTCGGTCGAGCGCCTCGCAGTGGAGATCCGCCACATGCAGCGCACCGAGGTGCTGGAGGCCGAAGAATTCTTCTCCGAAGGGCAGAAGGGCTCCTCCGCCATGCCGCACAAGCGCAATCCGGTGCTGTCGGAGAACCTCACCGGCCTCTCCCGCATGGTGCGCGCCTATGTGACGCCGGCGCTGGAGAACGTCGTGCTCTGGCACGAGCGCGACATCTCGCATTCCTCGGCCGAGCGCATGATGGGCCCGGACGCGACCGTCACGCTCGACTTCGCGCTGGTGCGCCTCGCCGGCCTGATCGACAAGCTGCTGGTCTATCCCGCCAACATGCAGAAGAACCTCGACCGCCTCGGCGGCCTCGTGCACTCGCAGCGCGTGCTGCTGGCGCTCACGCAGAAGGGCGCAAGCCGCGAGGATGCCTACAAGCTGGTGCAACGCAACGCGATGCCGGTCTGGCGGGGAGAAGGCGATTTCCTTGTTCTGCTGAAGAAGGACGCCGAGGTGAAGAAATATCTGACCGACGCCGAGATCGAGGAGCAATTCGACCTCGGCTATCACCTCAAGCACGTCGACACGATCTTCAAGCGCGTGTTCGGCGAGAGCTGA
- a CDS encoding M20 aminoacylase family protein, with translation MPIVNRVAALSDEMAAWRHDFHENPELLYEVHRTAGIVAEKLREFGCDEVVTGIGRTGVVGVIRGRKSASGKTIGLRADMDALPIMETSGVAYASKVPGKMHACGHDGHTAMLLGAAKYLAETRNFDGTAIVIFQPAEEGGGGGKAMVEDGLMTRWNIQEVYGMHNMPGLPEGHFATTPGAMLASSDNIQITVHGKGGHAGAGPHKSVDSVLIGSQIVNALQSIVARNVDPLKSAVISITQFHSGTAFNIIPEIAELGGTVRTLDPEVRDLVERRIGEVAESVARAYGGSAETKYTRMYPVTMNHAREAGLAADVARDIVGADRVNDKFIPMMGAEDFSFMLEARPGAMVLVGMGDGNECHHPAYVFNDNILGHGASFWARLVETRMPAG, from the coding sequence ATGCCCATCGTCAACCGCGTTGCCGCCCTCTCCGACGAAATGGCCGCCTGGCGCCACGACTTCCACGAGAACCCCGAGCTGCTCTACGAGGTCCACCGCACCGCCGGGATCGTTGCCGAGAAGTTGCGCGAGTTCGGCTGTGACGAGGTGGTGACGGGCATCGGCCGCACCGGCGTCGTCGGCGTGATCCGCGGCCGCAAGTCCGCATCCGGCAAGACCATCGGGCTCCGCGCCGACATGGACGCGCTCCCGATCATGGAAACCTCGGGCGTGGCCTATGCGTCCAAAGTCCCCGGCAAGATGCACGCCTGCGGCCATGACGGCCACACCGCGATGCTGCTGGGCGCTGCCAAATATCTCGCCGAGACGCGCAATTTCGACGGCACGGCGATCGTGATCTTCCAGCCTGCCGAAGAAGGCGGCGGCGGCGGCAAGGCGATGGTCGAGGACGGGCTGATGACGCGCTGGAACATCCAGGAGGTCTACGGCATGCACAACATGCCCGGCCTGCCCGAAGGTCATTTCGCGACCACCCCCGGCGCGATGCTCGCCTCATCCGACAACATCCAGATCACGGTCCACGGCAAGGGTGGCCACGCCGGCGCGGGTCCGCACAAATCCGTCGACAGCGTGCTGATCGGCTCGCAGATCGTCAACGCGCTGCAGTCGATCGTGGCGCGCAACGTCGATCCGTTGAAGTCGGCCGTCATCTCGATCACGCAATTCCACTCCGGCACGGCCTTCAACATCATCCCTGAAATCGCCGAGCTCGGCGGCACCGTGCGCACGCTCGATCCTGAAGTGCGCGATCTCGTCGAGCGCCGCATCGGCGAAGTCGCCGAGAGCGTCGCCCGTGCCTATGGCGGCTCGGCCGAGACCAAGTACACGCGGATGTATCCGGTGACGATGAACCATGCGCGCGAAGCCGGCCTTGCCGCCGACGTCGCCCGCGACATCGTCGGCGCCGATCGCGTCAACGACAAGTTCATCCCGATGATGGGCGCCGAAGACTTCTCCTTCATGCTGGAGGCGCGTCCCGGCGCGATGGTGCTGGTCGGCATGGGCGACGGCAACGAGTGCCATCACCCCGCCTACGTCTTCAACGACAACATTTTGGGCCACGGCGCCTCGTTCTGGGCGCGTCTGGTCGAGACGCGGATGCCGGCGGGATAG